A genomic segment from Candidatus Binatia bacterium encodes:
- a CDS encoding choice-of-anchor tandem repeat GloVer-containing protein, with protein MKPAISLRAPVVCFAVLVASCAHANLSPLPAAPAQASAAGKRPASFTSLFSFNGSNGKVPYAALIAESATLLGTTYGGGDADEGTVFTIKTSGNSQSVIYPFKGGKDGALPQAALLDAGGTLYGTTVNGGGSGDEGTVFAIAASGKESVLHRFTGYTDGANPYAGLIEVGGTFYGTTAGGGTHSAGTVYTISPSGSESVIYSFGARYTDGSTPVAPLVNAGGTLYGTTAYGGESYRSKHCSSSGCGSIFKITASGAETIVYSFAGGKNGSMPMAALTNVGGTLYGTTSAGGTSNDGIVFKFAGANKETVLHTFKGGSDGAMPSSALTNVNGTLYGTTSAGGSSDEGTIFKITTAGKETVLYSFTGDDGAIPEGGLVYSGGTLYGTTAAGGANGEGTIFSIAP; from the coding sequence ATGAAGCCGGCGATTTCGCTACGAGCGCCCGTGGTTTGCTTTGCCGTCTTGGTTGCGAGTTGCGCCCACGCGAACCTTTCGCCGCTCCCCGCCGCACCGGCCCAAGCAAGCGCAGCCGGGAAGCGTCCCGCCTCGTTCACCTCGCTCTTCAGCTTCAACGGAAGCAACGGCAAGGTGCCCTACGCCGCCTTGATCGCCGAGTCGGCTACGCTCCTCGGCACGACCTACGGCGGTGGCGACGCCGACGAAGGCACCGTCTTCACGATTAAGACGTCCGGCAACTCGCAGTCGGTTATCTACCCGTTCAAAGGCGGCAAGGACGGCGCGCTTCCGCAGGCCGCGCTCCTCGATGCCGGCGGCACGCTCTACGGAACGACCGTCAACGGCGGCGGATCCGGCGACGAGGGAACCGTCTTCGCGATTGCAGCCTCCGGCAAGGAGAGCGTTCTGCATCGCTTCACCGGCTACACCGACGGCGCGAACCCGTACGCCGGCCTCATCGAGGTTGGCGGAACGTTCTACGGCACGACGGCCGGCGGCGGAACGCACTCCGCCGGAACGGTCTACACGATCTCGCCTTCGGGTTCGGAGAGCGTCATCTACAGTTTCGGCGCGCGTTACACCGACGGCTCGACGCCGGTCGCGCCGCTCGTCAACGCCGGCGGAACGCTCTACGGCACGACCGCGTACGGCGGCGAGTCCTATCGCAGCAAGCACTGCTCGAGCTCCGGCTGCGGCAGCATCTTCAAGATCACCGCGTCGGGGGCCGAGACGATCGTCTATAGCTTTGCCGGCGGAAAGAACGGCTCGATGCCGATGGCCGCGCTGACGAACGTCGGCGGCACGCTCTACGGAACGACGTCGGCGGGCGGCACGAGCAACGACGGCATCGTCTTCAAGTTCGCCGGCGCAAACAAAGAGACGGTGCTTCACACGTTCAAGGGCGGCTCGGACGGCGCAATGCCGTCGTCGGCGCTGACGAACGTAAACGGAACGCTCTATGGAACGACGTCGGCGGGCGGGTCGAGCGACGAAGGCACGATCTTCAAGATCACGACCGCCGGAAAAGAGACGGTGCTCTACTCGTTCACGGGCGACGACGGCGCGATCCCGGAGGGCGGGCTGGTCTACTCCGGCGGCACGCTCTACGGAACGACGGCCGCCGGCGGCGCGAACGGCGAGGGAACGATCTTCAGCATCGCTCCCTAG
- a CDS encoding prolyl oligopeptidase family serine peptidase → MLRTMLIALSIALLGAVAANDPYVWLENVHGTQAIAWVKAENAKTLRVLQSDPNFSALYASALKIVEAKDRIPAPEFVAGQIYNFWQDDAHVRGIWRHTTPADFASANPAWTTAFDLDAVAKAENANWFWKGADCRWPADDRCLLFLSDGGEDAVTVREFDTRTGAFAPDGFVLSRGKQRVAWEGPDTLLISREWSPGDLTESGYPFIVKRLQRGQPPAAAVEVFRGAKSDGGYGVTPVVFHDGAGNEATLIVRPLSTFTSEVYLVTKNGPQRLNLPSKSNPAGLVAGRLLVTLDQDWNAGGSHFTQGSLVALDLAQATADPQNLRPSLVYAPGPRETLEAVAVTKSRALLVTYENVRGRAWVYTPGAGDWSKQRLDLPDNSSIFIADADGKSENAYVTTTGFLQPPALWHVDAGTAAVDVAKTSPARFDASNDVVEQREATSKDGTKVPYFIVHPANMQLDGNNPTILYAYGGFGVSETPTYSGIIGKLWLERGGVYVLANIRGGGEFGPAWHEAGLTVHRQRIYDDFAAVAQDLIATKVTNPKRLGIQGGSNGGLLMGVEFTQHPNLFQAVDIQVPLLDMLRFEQIQAGASWTGEYGSVSNAQQRAFLASISPYNNLKPGVRYPEPLIWTTTKDDRVGPQHARKFAAKLSALHDPYFFYEVIEGGHGSGANLQERAFTSALEMTYFVRKLMY, encoded by the coding sequence ATGCTGCGCACCATGCTTATCGCGCTCTCCATCGCGCTGCTCGGCGCCGTCGCCGCGAACGATCCCTACGTCTGGCTCGAGAACGTGCACGGCACGCAAGCGATCGCGTGGGTCAAGGCCGAGAACGCCAAGACGCTGCGCGTCCTGCAGAGCGATCCGAACTTTTCGGCGCTCTACGCGAGCGCGCTGAAGATCGTCGAGGCGAAGGATCGCATTCCGGCGCCCGAGTTCGTCGCCGGCCAGATCTATAATTTCTGGCAAGACGACGCGCACGTGCGCGGGATCTGGCGGCACACGACGCCGGCCGATTTCGCGAGCGCGAATCCGGCATGGACGACCGCGTTCGATCTCGACGCCGTCGCGAAGGCTGAGAACGCGAACTGGTTCTGGAAGGGCGCCGACTGCCGCTGGCCGGCCGACGACCGCTGCCTGCTCTTCCTCTCCGACGGCGGCGAAGACGCGGTCACCGTCCGCGAGTTCGACACGCGCACCGGCGCGTTCGCGCCGGACGGCTTCGTGCTCTCGCGCGGCAAGCAGCGCGTCGCGTGGGAAGGTCCCGATACGCTCTTGATCTCCCGCGAATGGTCGCCGGGCGACCTGACCGAGTCGGGCTATCCTTTCATCGTGAAGCGGTTGCAACGCGGCCAGCCGCCCGCGGCCGCCGTCGAGGTCTTTCGCGGCGCGAAGAGCGACGGCGGCTACGGCGTCACGCCGGTCGTCTTCCACGACGGCGCGGGCAACGAGGCGACGCTCATCGTCCGGCCGCTCTCGACCTTCACTTCAGAGGTGTATCTCGTAACGAAGAACGGCCCGCAGCGTCTCAACCTCCCGTCGAAGTCGAACCCCGCCGGCCTCGTTGCGGGACGCCTGCTCGTCACGCTCGACCAAGACTGGAACGCCGGCGGCTCGCACTTCACGCAGGGCTCGCTCGTCGCCCTCGATCTCGCGCAAGCGACCGCCGATCCGCAGAACCTCCGTCCCTCGCTCGTCTATGCCCCGGGACCGCGCGAGACGCTCGAGGCCGTCGCGGTGACGAAATCGCGCGCGCTGCTCGTCACCTATGAGAACGTGCGCGGGCGCGCGTGGGTTTACACGCCGGGCGCGGGCGATTGGTCGAAGCAGCGCCTCGATCTCCCCGATAACTCGTCTATCTTTATCGCCGACGCCGACGGGAAGAGCGAGAACGCCTACGTGACGACGACGGGCTTCCTGCAGCCGCCGGCGCTCTGGCACGTCGATGCCGGCACCGCCGCGGTTGACGTGGCGAAGACCTCGCCCGCGCGATTCGACGCGTCGAACGACGTCGTCGAGCAACGCGAAGCGACGTCGAAGGACGGCACGAAGGTTCCATACTTCATCGTCCACCCGGCGAACATGCAGCTCGACGGCAACAACCCGACGATTCTCTACGCGTACGGTGGATTCGGCGTCTCGGAGACGCCGACGTACAGCGGCATCATCGGCAAACTCTGGCTCGAGCGCGGCGGCGTCTACGTACTCGCGAACATCCGCGGCGGCGGCGAGTTCGGGCCCGCCTGGCACGAGGCCGGATTGACGGTCCACCGCCAACGCATCTACGACGACTTCGCCGCGGTCGCGCAAGACCTCATCGCGACGAAGGTAACGAACCCGAAACGGCTCGGCATCCAAGGCGGATCGAATGGCGGCTTGCTGATGGGCGTCGAGTTCACCCAGCATCCGAATCTCTTTCAAGCCGTAGATATCCAGGTGCCGCTGCTCGACATGCTGCGATTCGAGCAGATTCAGGCCGGCGCGTCGTGGACCGGCGAGTACGGCAGCGTCTCGAACGCGCAGCAGCGCGCCTTCCTCGCCTCGATCTCGCCGTATAACAATCTCAAGCCGGGCGTGCGCTATCCCGAGCCGCTGATCTGGACGACGACGAAAGACGACCGGGTCGGACCGCAGCACGCGCGCAAGTTCGCCGCGAAGCTATCGGCGCTCCACGACCCTTACTTCTTCTACGAGGTGATCGAGGGCGGGCACGGCTCCGGCGCCAACCTGCAGGAGCGAGCCTTCACGAGCGCGCTCGAGATGACGTACTTCGTTCGGAAGTTGATGTACTAG
- a CDS encoding alkaline phosphatase family protein, translating into MIVVQENRSFDNLFSGYPGADAPRFGYAGKKKIALRSTPLENPGNIENNWRDAIGGWNGGKMNGFEHEHFYGGPLDYAYAYVPRRESAPYWAMARQYVLADRMFPTEFGPSYTSHLSLVAANTTIEPKPIAEVDAPDGLPWGCDAPQGTRTFTLTSARVERFNGPFPCYENFPTIAGRLDAAGISWKYYASPLTRLPGKVWSVFDSIHAVRYGSDWQNVITPQTKILRDVPNGTLAQVSWVTPDWQDSDHTGSGYDRGPSWVASIVNAIGESPYWNSTAIVVVWDDWGGWYDDAPPPQLDFRGLGLRVPCIVISPYARSGYVSHTQYEFGSILKLVEETFGLPPIGPPSRGFTDTRAASMLDAFDFAQQPRAFVPIPAPYSRQRFLDERPSYVPPDSD; encoded by the coding sequence GTGATCGTCGTGCAAGAGAACCGCAGCTTCGATAATCTCTTCTCCGGATATCCCGGCGCCGACGCGCCGCGCTTCGGCTATGCCGGTAAGAAGAAAATTGCGCTGCGCTCGACGCCGCTCGAGAATCCGGGAAACATCGAGAATAACTGGCGCGACGCGATCGGCGGCTGGAACGGTGGGAAGATGAACGGCTTCGAGCACGAGCACTTTTATGGCGGCCCGCTCGATTACGCGTACGCGTACGTTCCGCGCCGCGAGAGCGCTCCATATTGGGCGATGGCCCGCCAATACGTGCTCGCCGACCGCATGTTTCCGACGGAGTTCGGTCCGAGTTACACGTCGCACCTCAGTCTCGTCGCTGCGAACACGACGATCGAGCCGAAGCCGATCGCAGAGGTCGACGCGCCCGACGGACTGCCGTGGGGCTGCGACGCGCCGCAGGGCACGCGGACGTTCACCCTCACCTCCGCTCGCGTCGAGCGGTTCAACGGGCCGTTTCCGTGTTACGAGAACTTTCCGACCATCGCCGGCCGGCTCGACGCCGCCGGCATCTCGTGGAAATACTATGCGTCGCCGCTGACGCGCCTCCCGGGCAAGGTCTGGTCGGTCTTCGACTCGATTCACGCCGTTCGCTACGGCTCGGATTGGCAGAACGTCATCACGCCCCAGACGAAGATTCTGCGCGACGTTCCCAACGGCACGCTCGCGCAGGTCTCGTGGGTGACGCCCGACTGGCAGGACTCCGATCACACGGGCAGCGGGTACGACCGCGGGCCGTCGTGGGTCGCTTCGATCGTCAACGCGATCGGCGAAAGCCCGTACTGGAACTCGACCGCGATCGTCGTCGTGTGGGACGACTGGGGCGGTTGGTACGACGACGCGCCGCCGCCGCAACTGGATTTTCGCGGCCTCGGGCTGCGCGTGCCGTGCATCGTCATCTCGCCGTACGCGCGCAGCGGTTACGTTTCGCACACGCAGTACGAGTTCGGCAGCATTCTCAAACTCGTCGAGGAGACGTTCGGATTACCGCCGATCGGACCGCCGTCGCGCGGCTTTACCGACACGCGCGCGGCGAGCATGCTCGACGCCTTCGATTTTGCCCAGCAGCCCCGCGCCTTCGTGCCGATTCCGGCGCCGTACTCGCGCCAGCGCTTTCTCGACGAGCGCCCCTCGTACGTCCCGCCGGACAGCGACTAG
- a CDS encoding S8 family serine peptidase, with the protein MNRRIVQALPLLAVVVLAACSGRSFGTSIVPQTPLQGQSNGEVPFLTANPVRQLCSTLGDPSRARCFALARTDVMPSVGVTPQFRGEGDSEGCPFQSGSGYCPIDLQEAYDLPSLTAGKGKVVAIVDAYGYKHAAADLAMYRKTMGLSACSVQSKCLRILNQTGGTSLPPEPPASDDWKGEESLDLDMVSAICPNCKIILIQANNDYTSNLYTGVKTAGRLGAKFIGLSWGSGPEGGNNSIFDQPGVVIAAAAGDNGGGGSYGGGPIQPCTYTYVVCVGGTHLVRDQQNKRGWSETVWNDWTFDACGGPCGATGSACSKKISKPSWQTDEQCSMRSAADTAATASLRTPVIVYNSEEGCTPPNCFFDFGGTSASTQIVAGVAALGGNVGNGTGASYIWKHRQGNLYDVTSGNNLDAYLGVNCASAVKYICTARVGFDGPTGLGTPNGIGAF; encoded by the coding sequence GTGAATCGTAGAATCGTTCAAGCTCTTCCGCTATTGGCCGTCGTCGTGCTCGCCGCATGCTCGGGCCGCTCCTTTGGCACGTCCATCGTTCCGCAGACGCCGCTGCAAGGGCAGAGCAACGGCGAGGTGCCGTTCTTGACCGCCAATCCGGTGCGGCAGCTCTGCTCGACGCTCGGCGACCCCTCGCGCGCGCGGTGCTTCGCGCTGGCGCGAACCGACGTGATGCCCTCCGTGGGAGTGACGCCGCAATTTCGCGGCGAGGGCGACTCCGAGGGGTGTCCCTTCCAGTCCGGCTCGGGCTACTGCCCGATCGATTTGCAAGAGGCCTACGATCTGCCGTCGCTGACGGCCGGCAAGGGCAAAGTCGTCGCGATCGTCGATGCGTACGGCTATAAGCACGCCGCGGCGGATCTCGCCATGTATCGCAAGACGATGGGCCTCTCCGCGTGCAGCGTCCAGAGCAAGTGCTTGCGGATCCTCAATCAAACCGGTGGAACGTCGTTGCCGCCCGAGCCGCCCGCGAGCGACGATTGGAAGGGCGAGGAATCCCTCGACCTCGACATGGTCTCGGCGATCTGTCCGAACTGCAAGATCATCCTCATTCAGGCGAATAACGATTACACGAGCAACCTGTATACCGGCGTGAAGACCGCGGGCCGGCTCGGCGCGAAGTTCATCGGCCTCTCGTGGGGCTCGGGGCCCGAAGGCGGCAACAACTCCATCTTCGATCAGCCCGGCGTCGTGATCGCGGCCGCGGCGGGCGACAACGGCGGCGGCGGCAGTTACGGCGGCGGCCCGATTCAGCCGTGCACGTACACCTACGTCGTCTGCGTCGGCGGAACGCATCTCGTCCGCGACCAGCAGAATAAACGCGGCTGGAGCGAGACGGTCTGGAACGACTGGACGTTCGACGCGTGCGGCGGCCCGTGCGGCGCGACCGGCAGCGCGTGCAGCAAGAAGATCTCCAAGCCGTCCTGGCAGACCGACGAGCAGTGCTCGATGCGCTCGGCGGCCGACACCGCGGCGACGGCCTCGCTGCGCACGCCGGTGATCGTCTACAACTCCGAAGAGGGATGCACGCCGCCGAACTGCTTCTTCGATTTCGGCGGAACGAGCGCTTCGACGCAGATCGTTGCCGGCGTCGCCGCGCTCGGGGGGAACGTCGGCAACGGAACGGGCGCTTCCTATATCTGGAAGCACCGTCAGGGGAATCTCTACGACGTGACCTCGGGGAACAACTTGGATGCGTATCTGGGGGTCAACTGCGCGTCGGCCGTGAAGTATATCTGCACAGCCCGCGTCGGCTTCGACGGCCCAACCGGATTGGGAACGCCGAACGGTATCGGCGCATTCTAA
- a CDS encoding methylated-DNA--[protein]-cysteine S-methyltransferase, with the protein MSALPPPIRHRIATPFGRDLLIVGNGEAIVASDFVAPRRTRDPKPSDALLAEASAQVRAYFARRLRRFDLPLSFAGTALQRDAWRAVAALAFGEFVSYADVARAIGRPLSHRGVAAAMSLAPLDLFVPAHRVVGADGRIKGARAGSMRVRLARFEGFRAAVTP; encoded by the coding sequence ATGTCCGCCCTTCCGCCACCTATCCGCCACCGCATCGCGACGCCTTTTGGCCGCGATTTGTTGATTGTAGGCAACGGAGAAGCGATCGTCGCCAGCGATTTCGTCGCCCCCAGGCGAACGCGCGACCCCAAACCGAGCGACGCGCTGCTCGCCGAGGCGAGCGCCCAGGTGCGGGCCTACTTCGCGCGCCGGCTGCGGCGTTTCGACCTGCCGCTTTCGTTCGCGGGCACGGCGCTCCAACGCGATGCCTGGCGCGCGGTCGCGGCGCTGGCGTTTGGGGAGTTCGTCTCCTACGCCGACGTCGCGCGCGCGATCGGGCGGCCGCTCTCGCATCGCGGGGTCGCGGCGGCGATGTCGCTCGCGCCGCTCGACCTCTTCGTGCCGGCGCATCGCGTCGTCGGCGCCGACGGCCGCATCAAAGGCGCTCGCGCGGGCTCGATGCGCGTTCGCCTCGCACGTTTCGAAGGGTTTCGCGCGGCGGTTACTCCTTGA
- a CDS encoding tryptophan 2,3-dioxygenase family protein has translation MPLSYGSYLKVNELLELQQPLSRPQHHDEMLFIIIHQVYELWFKQLLHEIDATMQALDRDDLLRVAKHFRRIHTIQRLLEEQVDVLETMTPQEFNQFRDHLNPASGFQSVQFRELEYACGVRRGDLLKYIELSDAQRARLERRANEPSLYDRVKALLERRGFAAGSSEELLESFRRIYTNEARNYDLYMLLEDLIEFDERFLLWRGRHVRMVERMIGQKQGTGGSSGARYLESTLAFRFFPELWEVRTLLGDGSYA, from the coding sequence GTGCCGCTATCGTACGGATCGTATCTCAAAGTAAACGAGCTTCTCGAGTTGCAGCAGCCGCTCTCCAGGCCGCAGCACCACGACGAGATGCTCTTCATTATCATTCATCAGGTTTACGAGCTGTGGTTCAAGCAGTTGCTGCACGAAATCGACGCGACGATGCAGGCGCTCGATCGCGACGACCTCTTGCGCGTCGCCAAGCACTTCCGGCGGATTCATACGATCCAGCGGCTGCTCGAAGAGCAAGTGGACGTCCTCGAGACGATGACGCCGCAAGAGTTCAACCAATTCCGCGACCACCTCAACCCCGCCAGCGGCTTTCAATCGGTGCAGTTCCGCGAGCTGGAGTACGCTTGCGGCGTACGCCGCGGCGATCTGCTGAAGTATATCGAGTTAAGCGACGCGCAGCGCGCGCGGCTCGAGCGGCGCGCGAACGAGCCGTCGCTCTACGATCGCGTCAAGGCGCTGCTGGAGCGGCGGGGTTTCGCCGCCGGCTCGAGCGAGGAGTTGCTCGAGAGCTTCCGGCGGATCTACACGAACGAGGCGCGGAACTACGATCTCTACATGCTGCTCGAGGATCTCATCGAGTTCGACGAGCGCTTTCTGCTCTGGCGCGGGCGCCACGTCCGCATGGTCGAGCGCATGATCGGCCAGAAACAGGGAACCGGCGGCTCCTCCGGAGCGCGGTACCTCGAGAGCACGCTCGCCTTCCGCTTCTTTCCGGAGCTCTGGGAGGTGCGAACGCTCCTCGGCGACGGGAGCTATGCATGA
- a CDS encoding aminotransferase class V-fold PLP-dependent enzyme, producing the protein MSEMLTESGDLTRWRSEFPILSNSTYLVSHSMGAAPVASHTALEAYWDEWAADGPEAWERWLPRIAQIADGIGAIVGAPPGSIFLGPNVSVLQAALATSFDFRGARNEVVYEALQFPSLTYVWREWERFGAAVRVVPSDDGRTIPTERIVEAITEKTAIAVISHAYYVSGAIADVRAIQRRCREVGALLCVDAYQTTGVFPYDVTEWDLDIVTGGSHKWLCGGPGCGWIYVKPALRATFRPAVTGWMAHARPFNFEPAPIDLAPSMYRFGNGTPTIPGYMVAQPGHEIVAAIGVARIRERNVQLTERIVALALERGLRVNSPLDATMRTGWIGIDFDGSDAAYRRLIERRVFVDYRPGCGIRVGPHFYTADDEIDAFFAVLDAVA; encoded by the coding sequence ATGAGCGAGATGCTGACCGAATCGGGCGACCTGACGCGCTGGCGCTCCGAGTTTCCGATCCTCTCGAACTCGACGTATCTCGTGAGCCACTCGATGGGCGCGGCGCCGGTCGCCTCGCACACCGCGCTCGAAGCCTACTGGGACGAATGGGCGGCCGACGGTCCCGAGGCATGGGAGCGTTGGCTGCCGCGCATCGCGCAGATCGCCGACGGGATCGGCGCGATCGTCGGCGCGCCGCCCGGATCGATCTTCTTGGGACCGAACGTCTCGGTGCTCCAGGCGGCGCTCGCAACGTCCTTCGACTTTCGCGGCGCGCGTAACGAGGTTGTCTACGAAGCGCTGCAGTTTCCGTCGCTGACCTACGTCTGGCGCGAGTGGGAGCGCTTCGGCGCCGCCGTGCGCGTCGTGCCGTCGGACGACGGGCGGACGATCCCGACCGAGCGGATCGTCGAAGCGATCACCGAGAAGACGGCGATCGCGGTGATCTCGCACGCGTACTACGTCTCCGGCGCGATCGCCGACGTGCGCGCGATCCAGCGGCGCTGCCGCGAGGTCGGCGCGCTGCTCTGCGTCGACGCCTACCAAACGACCGGCGTCTTCCCGTACGACGTGACCGAGTGGGACCTCGATATCGTCACCGGCGGATCGCACAAGTGGCTCTGCGGCGGGCCGGGCTGCGGCTGGATCTACGTGAAGCCCGCGTTGCGCGCGACGTTTCGTCCGGCGGTCACCGGCTGGATGGCGCACGCGCGGCCGTTCAACTTCGAGCCGGCGCCGATCGACCTGGCGCCCTCGATGTATCGCTTCGGCAACGGAACGCCGACGATTCCCGGCTACATGGTCGCGCAGCCGGGTCACGAGATCGTCGCGGCGATCGGCGTCGCGCGGATCCGCGAACGCAACGTCCAGTTGACCGAACGGATCGTCGCGCTCGCGCTCGAGCGGGGCCTGCGCGTGAACTCGCCGCTCGATGCGACGATGCGAACCGGTTGGATCGGCATCGATTTCGACGGCTCCGATGCGGCCTATCGCAGGCTGATCGAGCGGCGCGTCTTCGTGGATTACCGCCCGGGCTGCGGAATCAGGGTCGGACCGCACTTCTACACGGCCGACGACGAGATCGACGCGTTCTTCGCAGTACTCGACGCCGTGGCGTAA
- a CDS encoding MATE family efflux transporter, protein MIVDHTNVGAAFRRLSIPVAVQMLGDQLLGTVDTIAIGSIGTVALAGATAANAVFVSIAFAAYGFMLGTSIVAAQRIGASDVDGFARTVRAGIAVPLLIGLVAFCTSLFWAPAAIHGLVGGLASAHASAIYLMLRCASILPIAISGTLIVGLGAAGNRAIGILVLVLINLLHIPLLLMLGLGWWTHHPFGIVGAGVSSLLSETVAAIYAIVYVARRPAYRVFSELSLSWPLAFRCARLGLPESIFLIGVTVPDIAIVAMLAPLGAIYVAAFRALNVVSDLTFVVPSPLQSATQVVIGQRLGARDPEGARWFFERALRFSLIVTTIAGIVTAALAWPLAYIFTLDAAVASIAALPLALHMVTLPLKGWAMVALAPIRASGDTRFSMTVGILCSLLVIPLAWIGIERLHIGLYSVALGWIAAWAVRAALTQWKLRDGSWTRRAPLAA, encoded by the coding sequence GTGATCGTCGATCATACGAACGTGGGCGCCGCATTCCGGCGCCTTTCGATTCCGGTTGCGGTGCAGATGCTCGGCGATCAGCTGCTGGGCACCGTCGATACGATCGCGATCGGCAGCATCGGCACGGTCGCGCTCGCCGGCGCGACCGCGGCGAACGCCGTCTTCGTCTCGATCGCATTCGCCGCATACGGATTCATGCTTGGAACGTCCATCGTCGCGGCGCAGCGCATCGGCGCGAGCGACGTGGACGGCTTTGCGCGGACGGTGCGGGCCGGTATCGCGGTGCCGCTGCTCATCGGCCTCGTCGCCTTCTGCACGAGCCTCTTCTGGGCGCCTGCGGCCATCCACGGTTTGGTCGGCGGCCTCGCGAGCGCGCACGCGAGCGCGATCTACCTCATGCTGCGCTGCGCGTCGATCCTGCCGATCGCGATCTCCGGCACGTTGATCGTCGGCTTGGGCGCCGCGGGCAACCGCGCCATCGGCATTCTCGTGCTCGTGCTCATCAATCTCTTGCACATCCCGCTGCTGCTGATGCTCGGCCTGGGCTGGTGGACGCACCATCCGTTCGGGATCGTCGGCGCGGGCGTTTCGTCGCTGCTCTCCGAGACGGTCGCCGCGATCTACGCGATCGTCTACGTCGCGCGCCGCCCCGCCTATCGCGTCTTCTCCGAGCTGAGCCTCTCGTGGCCGCTCGCCTTCCGCTGCGCTCGGCTCGGACTGCCGGAATCGATCTTCCTCATCGGCGTCACCGTGCCCGACATCGCGATCGTCGCGATGCTCGCGCCGCTCGGCGCGATCTACGTCGCCGCGTTCCGCGCGCTCAACGTCGTCTCGGATCTCACCTTCGTCGTGCCGAGCCCGCTGCAGAGCGCGACGCAGGTCGTCATCGGGCAGCGTCTCGGCGCGCGCGACCCGGAAGGCGCGCGCTGGTTCTTCGAGCGCGCGCTGCGATTCTCGCTGATCGTCACGACGATCGCGGGCATCGTGACCGCCGCGCTCGCGTGGCCGCTCGCCTACATCTTCACGCTCGACGCCGCGGTCGCGTCGATCGCCGCGCTGCCGCTCGCGCTCCACATGGTGACGCTGCCGCTCAAGGGCTGGGCGATGGTCGCGCTCGCGCCGATCCGCGCGTCGGGCGACACGCGCTTTTCGATGACGGTCGGCATCCTCTGCAGCCTCCTCGTCATCCCGCTGGCGTGGATCGGCATCGAGCGCCTCCATATCGGCCTCTACAGCGTCGCGCTCGGCTGGATCGCCGCCTGGGCCGTGCGCGCGGCGCTGACGCAGTGGAAGCTGCGCGACGGCTCCTGGACGCGGCGGGCTCCGCTCGCGGCCTAA